A region of Wenzhouxiangella sp. XN24 DNA encodes the following proteins:
- the pyrE gene encoding orotate phosphoribosyltransferase — protein MQDYKQAFIDLALAQGALKFGSFMLKSGRESPYFFNAGLFNTGAALAKLGACYADAIHSAGLSFDVLFGPAYKGIPLATATAVALAERHGRDTPWVFNRKEAKDHGEGGSLVGAPLAGRVLIIDDVITAGTAIRESIGIIRAAGAEPCGVALALDRQERGRGPRSAVQEVEQDMGLQVTSIITLADLLADLEERGATDPRQVQALRAYRETYGIA, from the coding sequence ATGCAAGATTACAAGCAGGCGTTCATCGACCTGGCGCTCGCCCAGGGCGCACTCAAGTTCGGCAGCTTCATGCTGAAGTCCGGCCGCGAAAGCCCCTATTTCTTCAATGCCGGCCTGTTCAACACCGGCGCCGCCCTGGCCAAGCTGGGCGCCTGCTATGCGGATGCCATCCACAGTGCCGGCCTGTCTTTCGACGTGTTGTTCGGCCCGGCGTACAAGGGCATCCCGCTGGCGACGGCGACGGCCGTCGCGCTGGCCGAGCGGCACGGCCGCGATACGCCGTGGGTGTTCAACCGCAAGGAAGCCAAGGACCATGGCGAGGGCGGCAGCCTGGTGGGCGCGCCGCTGGCCGGGCGCGTGCTGATCATCGACGACGTGATCACCGCCGGGACCGCGATTCGCGAATCGATCGGAATCATCCGTGCCGCCGGGGCCGAGCCGTGCGGGGTCGCGCTGGCCCTGGACCGCCAGGAGCGTGGCCGCGGCCCGCGCTCCGCGGTACAGGAGGTGGAACAGGACATGGGCCTACAGGTCACCAGCATCATCACCCTCGCCGACCTTTTGGCCGATCTCGAGGAACGCGGCGCGACCGACCCGCGCCAGGTCCAGGCGCTGCGCGCCTACCGGGAAACCTACGGCATCGCCTGA
- the thiS gene encoding sulfur carrier protein ThiS: MEIILNGKPKNVADGLTAAELVADLALSGRRYAMEVNGELLPKRVHADHELSAGDRVEIVQAVGGG, translated from the coding sequence ATGGAAATCATCCTCAACGGCAAGCCGAAGAACGTGGCGGACGGCCTGACAGCGGCCGAGCTGGTGGCCGACCTGGCCCTGTCCGGACGGCGCTATGCCATGGAAGTGAACGGCGAACTCCTGCCCAAGCGGGTTCATGCGGACCATGAACTGTCGGCGGGCGACCGGGTCGAAATCGTCCAGGCTGTCGGCGGCGGATGA
- a CDS encoding thiazole synthase has protein sequence MQDDLLELAGRSYRSRLLTGTGKYRDFDETLAATEASGAEIVTVAIRRTNIGQDANQPNLLDYLSPDRFTILPNTAGCFTAADAIRTCRLARELLDGHSLVKLEVLADQKTLFPDITATLEAAEVLVKEDFQVMVYTNDDPIIAKRLEELGCVSVMPLAAPIGSGLGIRNPYNILTIVENATVPIIVDAGVGTASDASIAMELGCHGVLMNTAIAGARDPVLMASAMRKAVEAGREAFRAGRIPRKRFASASSPLDGMFF, from the coding sequence ATGCAAGACGACCTGCTCGAGCTCGCCGGGCGCAGCTACCGCTCACGCCTGTTGACCGGCACGGGCAAGTACCGCGACTTCGACGAGACGCTCGCGGCCACCGAAGCCAGCGGGGCGGAGATCGTCACCGTGGCAATCCGCCGTACCAACATCGGCCAGGACGCGAACCAGCCCAACCTCCTCGACTATCTTTCACCGGACCGCTTCACGATCCTGCCGAATACGGCGGGCTGTTTCACGGCCGCCGACGCGATCCGCACCTGCCGCCTGGCACGAGAGCTGCTGGACGGCCACTCGCTCGTCAAGCTCGAAGTGCTGGCGGACCAGAAGACCCTGTTCCCGGACATCACCGCGACCCTGGAGGCCGCGGAAGTTCTCGTGAAGGAGGATTTCCAGGTCATGGTCTACACGAACGACGACCCGATCATCGCCAAGCGGCTGGAGGAACTGGGCTGCGTCTCGGTCATGCCGCTGGCCGCTCCGATCGGTTCCGGGCTGGGCATCCGCAACCCCTACAACATACTCACCATCGTGGAGAACGCCACGGTGCCGATCATCGTCGATGCCGGCGTGGGTACCGCCTCCGATGCGTCGATCGCCATGGAACTGGGTTGCCACGGCGTGCTCATGAACACGGCCATCGCCGGGGCGCGCGACCCGGTGCTGATGGCCTCGGCGATGCGCAAGGCCGTCGAAGCCGGCCGGGAGGCTTTTCGCGCGGGCCGCATCCCACGCAAGCGATTCGCCTCCGCCTCCTCGCCACTCGACGGGATGTTCTTCTGA
- a CDS encoding exodeoxyribonuclease III → MRIISLNANGIRSAARKGFFEWLPGQDADVVCLQETRAQEHQIVDAMFRPAGYHCYYLDAERKGYSGVAVYSRVRPQRVVRSFGSAEFDAEARYIEAVFPGLSVASLYMPSGSSGDPRQEAKFRFLAEFEDFLRRVRKRPREYVICGDWNIAHKQIDLKNWRGNLKNSGFLPEERAWMDALFDRHGFVDAFRVVDPRPDRFTWWSNRGRAREKNVGWRIDYQVVTPGLGQRVRAADIYTGHRLSDHAPLIIDYDWPT, encoded by the coding sequence ATGCGCATCATCAGCCTGAATGCCAACGGCATCCGCTCCGCTGCCCGCAAGGGTTTCTTCGAATGGCTCCCCGGCCAGGATGCGGACGTCGTCTGCCTGCAGGAGACCCGCGCGCAGGAACACCAGATCGTGGACGCGATGTTCCGCCCGGCCGGCTACCACTGTTATTACCTCGATGCCGAACGCAAGGGCTACAGCGGCGTGGCCGTGTATTCCCGCGTCCGGCCGCAGCGGGTGGTGCGCAGTTTCGGCTCGGCGGAGTTCGACGCCGAGGCGCGCTACATCGAGGCGGTCTTCCCCGGCCTGTCGGTGGCCTCGCTGTACATGCCCTCGGGCTCTTCGGGCGATCCGCGCCAGGAGGCCAAGTTCCGTTTCCTCGCCGAGTTCGAGGACTTCCTGCGCCGGGTGCGCAAGCGTCCGCGGGAGTACGTGATCTGCGGCGACTGGAACATCGCGCACAAGCAGATCGACCTGAAGAACTGGCGCGGCAACCTGAAGAACTCGGGTTTCCTGCCGGAGGAGCGTGCCTGGATGGACGCGCTGTTCGACCGCCACGGTTTCGTGGACGCCTTTCGTGTCGTGGATCCGCGGCCTGATCGTTTCACCTGGTGGTCGAACCGCGGGCGGGCCCGGGAAAAGAACGTCGGCTGGCGCATCGACTACCAGGTGGTGACGCCGGGCCTCGGCCAACGTGTGCGCGCGGCGGATATCTACACGGGGCATCGCCTGTCCGATCACGCCCCCCTGATCATCGACTACGACTGGCCGACGTGA
- a CDS encoding MarC family protein, translating to MTEQLIKTFIIFFVVIEPVSLVPMFGALTRGGEPGYRRRMALKSVAISAGIFIVFAVAGDWLLRLLGISVSAFKIAGGMLLFLLSVDMVLARESGLRSTTVREQEEARYRDDISVFPMAFPLITGPGALATLLLLTAETTGYLEFGLVLAMGLLALLVTLVFLLLTQPLMRVMGVTGGTVISRLLGVVLSALAVQYVVDGFTEVLV from the coding sequence ATGACCGAGCAACTGATCAAGACCTTCATCATCTTCTTCGTCGTCATCGAACCGGTTTCGCTGGTGCCGATGTTCGGCGCGCTCACGCGCGGCGGGGAGCCCGGCTACCGTCGCCGCATGGCGCTGAAGTCCGTCGCGATCTCGGCAGGGATCTTCATCGTCTTCGCGGTCGCCGGCGACTGGCTGTTACGCCTGCTGGGCATCAGCGTGTCGGCGTTCAAGATCGCCGGCGGCATGTTGCTGTTCCTGCTGTCCGTCGACATGGTCCTGGCGCGCGAGTCCGGTTTGCGCTCGACCACCGTTCGGGAACAGGAAGAAGCCCGTTACCGCGATGATATTTCGGTGTTTCCGATGGCGTTCCCGCTGATCACGGGGCCGGGTGCGCTGGCGACCCTGCTGCTGCTGACCGCGGAAACCACCGGCTACCTGGAATTCGGCCTGGTGCTCGCCATGGGGCTGCTGGCTCTCCTGGTGACGCTGGTGTTCCTCCTTTTGACGCAACCCTTGATGCGTGTCATGGGTGTCACGGGCGGTACCGTCATCAGCCGCCTGCTCGGCGTCGTGCTCTCGGCGCTGGCCGTGCAATACGTCGTGGATGGCTTCACCGAGGTGCTCGTCTAG
- a CDS encoding serine hydrolase domain-containing protein, protein MKSLLKNATVTFLLCMAGAQGAKAASDENATRDVDAADAALADGRKLTASFLAGDVAPVWARFSEQMRAVVGSPEGLEGFSKQVRDELGSEDEILDERVIEEGGLRIYRRVARWSGVPMPIAITWAVAPNGRIDGFQVGPAPPEDPAVSAAPEKPLPPGRLPDTPDVAARLQAFVENAGAAPGVIVGLADREGVRFVAWGDAGDGKAPDADTIFEAGSITKGLTGLLLARMAAAGDVDPGQPIGPMLPSGLDPSPELEALTLEMLATHRSGLPRLASGPEMQARMTSDNPYAGSTPGEIFADAVRVPAETIASGRGNYAYSNLGMALLGQLLARSANQSYETLLAERVFAPLELAPPVLAPGDTEGRRAVGHQAGKPATPWRLDAYAPTGGWQASARDLLELAQALLADEPGWVSDALRPRGAAGAPDIEIGLGWHHAKIDDRNVVWHNGGTAGSSSFLAMVPEEQLALAVLANGGGGVVDQLARGLLASGR, encoded by the coding sequence ATGAAATCGTTGTTGAAAAACGCAACTGTCACGTTTCTTTTGTGCATGGCGGGCGCCCAAGGCGCTAAAGCCGCGAGTGATGAAAACGCCACCCGGGACGTCGATGCGGCGGACGCCGCGCTCGCCGACGGCCGGAAATTGACCGCGAGCTTTCTCGCGGGCGATGTTGCGCCGGTCTGGGCGAGGTTCAGCGAGCAGATGCGCGCGGTCGTCGGCAGTCCCGAGGGCCTGGAGGGGTTCAGCAAGCAGGTGCGCGACGAACTCGGCAGCGAAGACGAGATTCTCGACGAGCGCGTGATCGAGGAGGGTGGGCTCAGGATCTATCGCCGCGTGGCTCGCTGGAGCGGCGTGCCGATGCCGATCGCGATCACCTGGGCCGTCGCGCCCAACGGCCGGATCGACGGCTTCCAGGTGGGCCCGGCGCCGCCCGAGGATCCGGCCGTGTCCGCCGCCCCGGAGAAGCCTTTGCCGCCCGGCCGGCTGCCCGATACGCCGGACGTCGCCGCGCGCCTGCAGGCCTTCGTCGAGAATGCCGGCGCCGCGCCGGGCGTGATCGTCGGCCTGGCGGACCGCGAAGGGGTCCGCTTCGTGGCCTGGGGCGATGCCGGCGACGGGAAGGCGCCCGATGCCGACACCATCTTCGAAGCAGGCTCGATCACCAAGGGGCTCACCGGCTTGTTGCTGGCGCGGATGGCGGCGGCCGGAGACGTCGATCCCGGGCAACCCATCGGACCGATGCTGCCGTCCGGGCTGGACCCGTCACCCGAGCTCGAGGCCCTTACCCTCGAGATGCTTGCCACGCACCGCTCCGGCCTGCCGCGCCTGGCGAGCGGGCCCGAGATGCAGGCGCGGATGACCAGCGACAACCCGTATGCGGGCAGCACGCCGGGCGAGATATTCGCCGATGCGGTCCGCGTACCAGCGGAGACGATCGCGTCCGGCCGCGGGAACTACGCCTACTCGAATCTCGGCATGGCGCTGCTGGGCCAGTTGCTTGCGCGGTCGGCGAACCAGTCCTACGAGACGTTGCTGGCTGAGCGGGTGTTCGCGCCGCTGGAGCTGGCGCCGCCGGTGCTGGCTCCCGGAGACACCGAGGGCCGCCGCGCAGTGGGCCACCAGGCCGGCAAGCCGGCGACGCCCTGGCGGCTCGATGCCTATGCGCCGACCGGCGGCTGGCAGGCGAGCGCCCGTGACCTCCTCGAGCTGGCGCAGGCGCTGCTCGCGGACGAGCCCGGCTGGGTGTCGGACGCGCTGCGCCCCCGGGGGGCGGCAGGGGCGCCGGACATCGAGATCGGTCTGGGCTGGCACCATGCGAAGATCGATGACCGCAACGTGGTGTGGCATAACGGCGGCACGGCCGGCAGCAGCAGTTTTCTCGCCATGGTGCCGGAGGAGCAGCTTGCCCTTGCGGTGCTCGCCAATGGCGGAGGCGGCGTGGTCGACCAGCTGGCCCGCGGGCTCCTGGCCTCGGGACGCTAG
- a CDS encoding nuclear transport factor 2 family protein — translation MKASVTPAKFATPDDCEAAFYAAFRNGDVEGMDAVWAADGELICIHPAQAPIIGRVDVMQSWRQILGNSGGVEVGFDCKQRLRGGPLAAHIGIEVIGAPGNEPALVTVTNVYALTPGGWKMRSHHAGPIHRGVGRSGPRGTMH, via the coding sequence TTGAAAGCGAGCGTCACCCCGGCCAAATTCGCCACGCCCGACGACTGTGAGGCTGCTTTTTACGCGGCCTTTCGCAACGGCGATGTCGAGGGCATGGACGCCGTCTGGGCAGCGGACGGCGAGCTCATCTGCATTCATCCGGCGCAGGCGCCGATCATCGGTCGCGTGGATGTGATGCAGAGCTGGCGCCAGATCCTCGGCAACAGCGGCGGCGTCGAGGTCGGTTTCGACTGCAAGCAGCGCCTGCGCGGCGGCCCGCTGGCGGCTCACATCGGCATCGAAGTCATCGGCGCGCCGGGAAATGAACCCGCGCTCGTCACCGTCACCAACGTCTACGCGTTGACCCCCGGCGGCTGGAAGATGCGCAGCCACCATGCGGGGCCGATTCACCGGGGCGTGGGCCGGTCGGGCCCCCGGGGGACGATGCACTGA
- a CDS encoding transcriptional regulator: protein MKKRTRAALDGVLAMDRLVHEPARLAILTVLSQAEFAEFGFLEMACRLSKGNLSSHLSKLEAGGLVSIEKRFEGKRPQTRAAITTEGRAALATYREQLRALIDEVPVNTRGGKS from the coding sequence GTGAAGAAACGCACCCGGGCGGCCCTCGACGGGGTCCTGGCCATGGACCGGCTGGTTCACGAGCCGGCCCGGCTCGCGATCCTGACGGTGCTCAGCCAGGCCGAGTTCGCGGAGTTCGGCTTCCTGGAAATGGCGTGCCGGCTCAGCAAAGGGAATCTTTCGAGCCATCTCAGCAAGCTCGAGGCGGGCGGGCTGGTGTCGATCGAAAAACGATTCGAGGGCAAGCGGCCGCAAACCCGCGCCGCGATCACGACGGAAGGCCGGGCAGCGCTCGCGACCTACCGTGAGCAACTCAGGGCGCTGATCGACGAGGTGCCAGTCAATACCAGAGGAGGAAAGTCATGA
- the trmB gene encoding tRNA (guanosine(46)-N7)-methyltransferase TrmB — MRSFVRRAGRLTPSQARAIESLWSHFGIDPPSTPLDLDTVFGRHAARTLEIGFGDGDNLATLAARHPERDYLGVEVHDPGVGRLLLRIEREGLENIRVARHDAVEVINHWLAPDSIDELLVFFPDPWHKKRHHKRRLIQAGFLEQLARVMPPGARLHLATDWAPYAEDMLITCDASPAFENAQPGGGYAARPDTRPTTKFERRGLRLGHEVFDLLCKRTDWQPPQGDQPSG, encoded by the coding sequence GTGCGCAGTTTCGTCCGGCGCGCAGGACGCCTGACGCCGTCACAGGCCCGGGCGATCGAATCGCTCTGGTCGCATTTCGGCATCGATCCGCCCTCGACCCCCCTCGACCTGGACACCGTGTTCGGCCGCCACGCAGCGCGCACGCTGGAGATCGGGTTCGGCGACGGCGACAACCTCGCGACGCTGGCCGCGCGCCACCCCGAGCGCGATTATCTCGGCGTCGAGGTCCACGACCCGGGGGTCGGCCGCCTCCTGTTGCGCATCGAGCGCGAGGGCCTCGAGAACATCCGCGTGGCACGACACGACGCCGTCGAAGTCATCAACCACTGGCTGGCCCCGGACTCCATCGACGAGCTGCTGGTGTTCTTCCCGGACCCGTGGCACAAGAAACGCCACCACAAGCGGCGTCTCATACAGGCCGGGTTCCTGGAGCAGCTGGCCCGCGTGATGCCGCCCGGCGCGCGCCTGCACCTGGCGACCGACTGGGCGCCCTACGCCGAGGACATGCTGATCACCTGCGACGCCTCGCCGGCTTTCGAGAACGCGCAGCCCGGCGGCGGCTATGCCGCGCGGCCCGATACACGCCCGACGACCAAGTTCGAGCGCCGCGGGTTGCGTCTCGGGCACGAGGTGTTCGACCTGCTCTGCAAGCGCACCGACTGGCAGCCGCCCCAGGGGGATCAACCGTCCGGCTAG
- a CDS encoding MFS transporter: MIERLRRLLEPYRDRRMATLLALGFSSGLPAPLVFTNLSIWLRDEGVSRTDIGLFAIAATPYAINFLWAPLVDRMRLPFFTARFGRRRGWALFTQFWLVAAILVLSRAQPSADLFVVAAAVLFVTFVSATQDVVIDAYRIDVLSPEQYGAGSAAAIWGWHLGGTLIGGAGGLYLAQLFGWNTAYLFLAAGVGVGMLAILLSPEPPYRPPADTVEHEARVADLLHRVAWLRGRLAGVTAWLYGAVVAPFVDFMKRRGWVLVLAFIIVFKFGDALLGRMSGVFYRELGFSLGEIAEVMKVYGFVANGVGVLAGGVLVARIGLFRALVVAGLLAAATNLSYSWLAMSGNDPLVFRVAVIADNFTAGLATVAFVAYLSSLCNVAYTATQFALLASAGNLGRIWLSASSGWMVDALEGDWAVFFALTAGLALLGLPLLLLLMRRYPEAHVRAPEAGEGRAGHDDR, translated from the coding sequence GTGATCGAACGCCTCAGGCGCCTGCTGGAGCCCTATCGCGATCGGCGCATGGCGACGCTGCTGGCGCTGGGCTTCTCGAGCGGCCTGCCGGCGCCGCTGGTGTTCACCAACCTGTCGATCTGGCTGCGCGACGAGGGCGTCTCGCGCACCGACATCGGCCTGTTCGCGATCGCGGCCACGCCCTACGCCATCAACTTTCTCTGGGCGCCGCTGGTGGACCGCATGCGGCTGCCTTTTTTCACGGCGCGTTTCGGCCGGCGGCGCGGCTGGGCCTTGTTCACCCAGTTCTGGCTGGTGGCGGCGATTCTCGTGCTGTCGCGCGCGCAACCCTCCGCCGATCTCTTCGTGGTGGCGGCCGCGGTGCTGTTCGTCACCTTCGTTTCCGCCACCCAGGACGTCGTCATCGACGCCTACCGGATCGACGTGCTGTCGCCCGAGCAGTACGGCGCGGGCTCGGCCGCCGCGATCTGGGGCTGGCACCTGGGCGGCACGTTGATCGGCGGCGCGGGCGGGCTCTACCTGGCGCAGCTGTTCGGCTGGAACACGGCCTACCTGTTCCTTGCGGCGGGCGTGGGCGTGGGCATGCTGGCCATCCTGCTGAGCCCGGAACCGCCGTATCGACCGCCGGCCGACACCGTGGAGCACGAGGCGCGGGTCGCGGACCTGCTGCATCGGGTCGCGTGGTTGCGGGGGCGCCTGGCCGGCGTGACCGCCTGGCTCTACGGCGCGGTGGTGGCTCCCTTCGTGGATTTCATGAAACGTCGCGGCTGGGTGCTGGTGCTGGCGTTCATCATCGTCTTCAAGTTCGGCGATGCGCTGCTCGGACGCATGTCCGGCGTGTTCTACCGCGAGCTGGGTTTCAGTCTCGGCGAGATTGCCGAGGTGATGAAGGTCTACGGTTTCGTCGCGAACGGCGTCGGCGTGCTGGCCGGCGGCGTGCTGGTGGCACGCATCGGCCTGTTCCGGGCGCTCGTGGTGGCCGGCTTGCTGGCGGCGGCCACCAACCTCAGCTATTCGTGGCTGGCGATGTCGGGCAACGATCCCCTGGTGTTCCGGGTGGCGGTGATCGCGGACAACTTCACTGCGGGGCTGGCCACCGTGGCCTTCGTCGCCTACCTGTCGAGCCTCTGCAACGTCGCCTATACCGCGACGCAGTTCGCGCTCCTCGCCTCCGCCGGCAACCTGGGCCGGATCTGGCTGTCTGCTTCCAGCGGCTGGATGGTGGACGCGCTGGAAGGCGACTGGGCGGTGTTCTTCGCGCTGACGGCCGGGCTCGCGTTGCTCGGCCTGCCGTTGCTGCTTTTGCTCATGCGCCGCTATCCCGAAGCGCATGTTCGTGCTCCGGAGGCGGGCGAGGGCCGGGCCGGACACGACGACCGTTGA
- a CDS encoding DUF4124 domain-containing protein: protein MRTRDVFLSATAAILLVAASGTADAQKVYRWVDENGVVHFGDAIPPEYSREKHEVLDGRGTRVTVHGEKDEDTGPVYSSRDLALLTTYASVADIEAVRDNRLGYLHSQNDVALERLQNLQQRRTELAGNPAAINELATVEQRIGEYDAELERRNAEIERIRAQFEDDILRFRELKSITTAEGPTPPEGLDPER from the coding sequence ATGCGCACGAGAGATGTTTTTCTGTCGGCAACAGCGGCGATACTGCTCGTCGCCGCGTCCGGCACCGCCGACGCGCAGAAGGTCTACCGCTGGGTCGATGAAAACGGCGTGGTCCACTTCGGCGATGCAATCCCTCCGGAATATTCCAGGGAAAAGCACGAGGTGCTGGACGGACGCGGCACGCGCGTCACGGTCCATGGCGAGAAAGACGAAGACACCGGCCCGGTATACAGCAGCCGCGACCTGGCGCTCCTGACGACCTATGCCTCGGTGGCCGATATCGAGGCAGTCCGCGACAATCGCCTCGGTTACCTGCATTCGCAAAACGACGTAGCCCTCGAGCGCCTGCAGAACCTGCAGCAGCGCCGGACCGAACTGGCCGGCAACCCGGCGGCCATCAACGAGCTCGCCACCGTCGAACAGCGCATCGGCGAATACGATGCCGAACTGGAGCGCCGCAACGCGGAGATCGAGCGCATTCGCGCGCAGTTCGAAGACGATATCCTGCGGTTTCGCGAACTCAAGAGCATCACCACCGCGGAAGGGCCCACGCCGCCGGAAGGACTCGACCCGGAGCGGTAA
- a CDS encoding fasciclin domain-containing protein: MKSVARTYAANPVAVLAGVVMLAAAAIGMSSVAQAGHHSGKAAYGSKDIVDTAAAAGSFGTLLAAAEAAGLVDALKGEGPLTVFAPTDEAFAALPEGTVENLLKPENKDALAGILLYHVVSGKIMSGDIGSSASPATLQGATIDVKSSYGKVTVNGANVVAADVAASNGVIHVIDAVILPPSS, encoded by the coding sequence ATGAAGTCTGTTGCAAGAACTTATGCTGCGAACCCTGTTGCAGTGCTCGCCGGTGTCGTCATGCTGGCCGCGGCGGCGATCGGCATGTCATCGGTCGCGCAGGCGGGGCACCATTCCGGCAAGGCGGCGTACGGCTCCAAGGACATCGTGGACACGGCCGCTGCCGCCGGATCCTTCGGCACGCTGCTGGCCGCCGCCGAGGCCGCCGGCCTGGTCGATGCGCTGAAGGGCGAAGGCCCGCTGACCGTGTTCGCGCCCACCGACGAGGCTTTTGCAGCATTGCCGGAAGGGACGGTCGAGAACCTGCTCAAGCCCGAAAACAAGGACGCGCTCGCCGGCATCCTGCTGTACCACGTGGTGTCGGGCAAGATCATGAGCGGCGACATCGGCAGCTCGGCCTCCCCCGCCACGCTGCAGGGCGCCACCATCGACGTGAAGTCGAGCTACGGCAAGGTGACGGTCAACGGCGCCAACGTCGTGGCAGCTGACGTCGCGGCCAGCAATGGCGTGATCCACGTGATCGACGCGGTGATCCTGCCGCCGTCGAGCTGA
- the dut gene encoding dUTP diphosphatase: MQAIKLRILDPRLGSKFPLPDYATPGSAGLDLRACLDAPLELGPGQTELVPTGLAIHIADPGLAAVLLPRSGLGHKHGIVLGNLVGLIDSDYQGQVFVSAWNRGSQPFTIQPGERIAQMVILPVVRARFEVVSSFDQSERGDGGFGHSGRH, translated from the coding sequence GTGCAAGCCATCAAGCTCAGGATTCTTGATCCCCGGCTGGGATCGAAATTTCCCTTGCCCGACTATGCGACGCCCGGTTCTGCGGGGCTGGACCTGCGCGCCTGCCTGGACGCTCCCCTGGAGCTTGGGCCCGGCCAGACTGAACTCGTGCCCACCGGCCTGGCCATCCATATCGCCGATCCGGGCCTCGCGGCCGTGCTGCTGCCGCGCTCCGGTCTCGGGCACAAGCACGGCATCGTGCTCGGCAACCTGGTCGGACTGATCGATTCCGACTACCAGGGGCAGGTCTTCGTGTCCGCGTGGAATCGCGGCAGCCAGCCGTTCACCATCCAGCCCGGCGAGCGGATCGCCCAGATGGTCATCCTGCCGGTCGTACGGGCACGCTTCGAGGTGGTGTCCTCGTTCGACCAGAGCGAACGAGGCGACGGCGGCTTCGGCCATTCCGGCCGCCACTGA
- a CDS encoding DUF6763 family protein, with the protein MPLRIPEIGEWYVDRDENRFEIVALDEDDRTIELQHFDGTVEEYDFVAWESSDFRLTGPPEDYSGSLDIEREDMDTDLNRPAGEKTADPLEYLDKSK; encoded by the coding sequence ATGCCGTTGAGAATTCCTGAAATTGGCGAGTGGTACGTGGACCGCGACGAGAACCGCTTCGAGATCGTCGCGCTCGACGAGGACGATCGCACCATCGAGCTCCAGCATTTCGACGGAACGGTCGAGGAGTACGACTTCGTGGCGTGGGAGAGCAGCGATTTCCGGCTCACGGGGCCGCCCGAGGATTATTCCGGTTCGCTGGACATCGAGCGCGAGGACATGGATACCGACCTCAACCGGCCGGCGGGCGAGAAGACGGCCGATCCGCTCGAATACCTGGACAAATCCAAGTAA